In the Chloroflexia bacterium SDU3-3 genome, one interval contains:
- a CDS encoding alpha-L-arabinofuranosidase has translation MRLHPQLFSYALALAALSACGTPAAAPAPTVAPSGPTATPFLRDSSHLFDAQPTAAQDSPTAAAQDGPTAQPQPTVAAVPAEPIVVDTTGKATPIDPRLLGTNLPAWLGPKRLADPRLQARTKASGVSVIRLPGGSWSNHYDWLACEQQQPECAWDFAARPSDMLAFLKATGAQGMWTVSANSTAQEAAALVAFANGKVGDKRKIGVDVRGRDWKTVGDWATLRSEGGNPDPAEIKLWEFGNELYGGKQGKDCTSAGWEDVWTCDGSEYVQGIGSGKSRHEGYLEVRAAMLAIDPTIKVGAVGNESLDNWSNWGSEVIKAAGSKLDFYIVHHYGYNQPPTDTSDVARQPLSTWPLLAQSLGEQLGDTPMAVTEYNIVAFQDGDSGQLMRRAVNLFYTVDTIGQLAESGVAIANHWDLMNGQADSGTDYGLLHADTLARQPAYYAFPLWSRMGQELLPVSAGEGQGQGGLHAYASRAEDGTIAVLVVNPTAQALAAPVQLEGDPSPRTASADVVQASSLSATEASFNGVADPADDLSDAPSAALGQASGSLDMTFPPFSVTLVRLAPAS, from the coding sequence TCGACGCCCAGCCCACCGCCGCCCAGGATTCGCCCACCGCCGCCGCCCAGGATGGGCCTACCGCGCAGCCCCAGCCCACTGTGGCGGCGGTCCCGGCGGAGCCGATCGTGGTGGACACCACCGGCAAGGCCACGCCGATCGACCCGCGCCTGCTGGGCACCAACCTGCCCGCCTGGCTCGGCCCCAAGCGCCTGGCCGACCCTAGGCTGCAGGCCCGCACCAAGGCCAGCGGCGTGAGCGTCATCCGCCTGCCCGGCGGCAGCTGGAGCAACCACTACGACTGGCTGGCCTGCGAGCAGCAGCAGCCCGAGTGCGCCTGGGATTTCGCCGCGCGGCCCAGCGACATGTTGGCCTTCCTGAAGGCCACCGGCGCACAGGGCATGTGGACGGTCTCGGCCAACAGCACCGCGCAGGAGGCGGCGGCCCTGGTGGCCTTTGCGAACGGCAAGGTGGGCGACAAGCGCAAGATCGGTGTGGATGTGCGGGGCCGCGACTGGAAGACGGTGGGCGACTGGGCCACGCTGCGCAGCGAGGGCGGCAACCCCGATCCAGCCGAGATCAAGCTGTGGGAGTTCGGCAACGAGCTGTACGGCGGCAAGCAGGGCAAGGACTGCACCAGCGCGGGCTGGGAGGACGTGTGGACCTGCGACGGCAGCGAGTATGTGCAGGGCATCGGCAGCGGCAAGAGCCGCCACGAGGGCTACCTGGAGGTGCGCGCCGCCATGCTGGCGATCGACCCCACCATCAAGGTCGGCGCGGTCGGCAACGAGTCGCTCGACAACTGGTCGAACTGGGGCAGCGAGGTGATCAAGGCGGCGGGCAGCAAGCTCGACTTCTACATCGTACACCACTACGGCTACAACCAGCCGCCCACCGACACATCCGACGTGGCGCGCCAGCCGCTCTCCACCTGGCCGCTGCTGGCGCAGTCGCTGGGCGAGCAGCTGGGCGACACGCCGATGGCCGTGACCGAGTACAACATCGTGGCGTTCCAGGATGGCGACAGCGGCCAGCTGATGCGCCGCGCGGTCAACCTGTTCTACACCGTCGACACCATCGGTCAGCTGGCCGAGAGCGGTGTGGCGATCGCCAACCACTGGGATCTGATGAACGGCCAGGCCGACAGCGGCACCGACTACGGCCTGCTGCACGCCGACACGCTGGCCCGCCAGCCCGCCTACTACGCCTTCCCGCTGTGGAGCCGCATGGGCCAGGAGCTGCTGCCGGTGAGCGCGGGCGAGGGCCAGGGCCAGGGCGGGCTGCACGCCTACGCCTCGCGCGCCGAAGATGGCACTATCGCCGTGCTGGTGGTGAACCCCACCGCCCAGGCGCTGGCCGCGCCCGTGCAGCTGGAGGGCGACCCATCGCCCCGCACCGCCAGCGCCGATGTGGTGCAGGCCAGTTCGCTAAGCGCCACCGAGGCCAGCTTCAACGGCGTGGCCGACCCCGCCGACGACCTCTCCGACGCGCCCTCGGCGGCGCTGGGCCAGGCCAGCGGCTCGCTCGACATGACCTTTCCGCCCTTCTCCGTCACGCTGGTGCGGCTGGCCCCCGCCAGCTAG